A stretch of Rhinopithecus roxellana isolate Shanxi Qingling chromosome 12, ASM756505v1, whole genome shotgun sequence DNA encodes these proteins:
- the ZC3H4 gene encoding zinc finger CCCH domain-containing protein 4 isoform X3, with the protein MPPTFRDTSAAVWEDGELEEGELEDDGAEETQDTSGGPERSRKEKGEKHHSDSDEEKSHRRLKRKRKKEREKEKRRSKKRRKSKHKRHASSSDDFSDFSDDSDFSPSEKGHRKYREYSPPYAPSHQQYPPSHATPLPKKAYSKMDSKSYGMYEDYENEQYGEYEGDEEEDMGKEDYDDFTKELNQYRRAKEGSSRGRGSRGRGRGYRGRGSRGGSRGRGMGRGSRGRGRGSMGGDHPEDEEDFYEEEMDYGESEEPMGDDDYDEYSKELNQYRRSKDGRGRGLSRGRGRGSRGRGKGMGRGRGRGGSRGGMNKGGMNDDEDFYDEDMGDGGGGSYRSRDHDKPHQQSDKKGKVICKYFVEGRCTWGDHCNFSHDIELPKKRELCKFYITGFCARAENCPYMHGDFPCKLYHTTGNCINGDDCMFSHDPLTEETRELLDKMLADDAEAGAEDEKEVEELKKQGINPLPKPPPGVGLLPTPPRPPGPQAPTSPNGRPMQGGPPPPPPPPPPPPGPPQMPMPVHEPLSPQQLQQQDMYNKKIPSLFEIVVRPTGQLAEKLGVRFPGPGGPPGPMGPGPNMGPPGPMGGPMHPDMHPDMHTDMHPDMHPDMHPDMQMGPGMNPGPPMGPGGPPMMPYGPGDSPHSGMMPPIPPAQNFYENFYQQQEGMEMEPGLLGDAEDYGHYEELPGEPGEHLFPEHPLEPDSFSEGGPPGRPKPGAGVPDFLPSAQRALYLRIQQKQQEEEERARRLAESSKQDRENEEGDTGNWYSSDEDEGGSSVTSILKTLRQQTSSRPPASVGELSSSGLGDPRLQKGHPTGSRLADPRLSRDPRLSRHAEASGGSGPGDSGPSDPRLARALPTSKPEGSLHSSPVGPSSSKGSGPPPAEEEEGERALREKAVNIPLDPLPGHPLRDPRSQLQQFSHIKKDVTLSKPSFARTVLWNPEDLIPLPVPKQDAVPPVPAALQSMPTLDPRLHRAATAGPPNARQRPGASTDSSTQGANLPDFELLSRILKTVNATGSSAAPGSTDKPSDPRVRKAPTDPRLQKPTDSMASSRAAKPSPAEVPSPTASPSGDASPPATAPYDPRVLAAGGLGQGGGSGQSSVLSGISLYDPRTPNAGGKATEPAADTGVQPKGAEGNGKSSASKAKEPPFIRKSALEQPETGKAGADGGAPTDRYNSYNRPRPKAATAPTATTATPPPEGAPPQPGVHNLPVPTLFGTVKQAPKTGSGSPFAGNSPAREGEQDAASLKDVFKGFDPTASPFCQ; encoded by the exons GGAAGATGGAGAGTTGGAAGAAGGCGAATTGGAAGATGATGGGGCAGAGGAGACCCAGGATACCTCCGGAGGGCCTGAGAGAAGCCGGAAAGAAAAGGGGGAGAAGCATCACAGTGATTCGGACGAGGAGAAGTCCCACAGGAGACTGAAGCGGAAACGGAAGAAAGAgcgggagaaagagaaaaggaggtcgaagaagaggaggaaatccAAGCACAAA CGCCATGCTTCTTCTAGCGATGACTTCTCTGACTTCTCAGATGACTCGGATTTCAGCCCCAGTGAGAAAGGGCACCGCAAGTACAGAGAGTACAGCCCCCCATATGCGCCG TCCCACCAGCAGTACCCCCCATCGCATGCCACGCCCCTGCCCAAGAAGGCTTACTCCAAGATGGACAGCAAGAGCTATGGCATGTACGAGGACTACGAGAACGAGCAGTATGGGGAATATGAGGGCGATGAGGAGGAGGACATGGGCAAGGAGGACTACGACGACTTCACCAAAGAGCTGAACCAGTACCGGCGTGCCAAAGAGGGCAGCAGCCGTGGCCGAG GCAGCCGAGGCCGGGGCCGGGGCTACAGGGGCCGAGGAAGCCGTGGAGGATCGCGAGGCCGTGGCATGGGCAGGGGCAGCCGAGGCAGGGGCAGAGGCTCTATGGGAGGAGACCACCCGGAGGATGAAGAGGATTTCTACGAGGAAGAGATGGAC TATGGAGAGAGTGAGGAGCCAATGGGAGATGACGACTATGACGAGTACTCCAAGGAGCTGAACCAGTACCGCCGGTCCAAAGACGGccgaggccgag GACTAAGTCGAGGCCGTGGCAGGGGCTCCCGAGGCCGAGGGAAAGGGATGGGCCGGGGTCGAGGCCGAGGTGGCAGCCGAGGAGGGATGAACAAGGGCGGAATGAACGATGACGAAGACTTCTATGATGAGGACATGGGC gatggtggtggtggaagCTACCGGAGTCGTGACCATGACAAGCCCCACCAGCAGTCGGACAAGAAAGGCAAAGTCATCTGCAAGTACTTCGTGGAAGGGCGGTGCACCTGG GGAGACCACTGTAATTTTAGCCATGACATCGAACTCCCAAAGAAGCGAGAATTGTGCAAGTTTTACATCACTGGATTTTGTGCCAGAGCCGAGAACTGCCCCTATATGCATG GTGATTTCCCGTGTAAGCTGTACCACACCACTGGGAACTGCATCAATGGTGACGACTGCATGTTTTCCCACGACCCTCTGACGGAAGAGACGAGGGAGCTCTTGGATAAG ATGTTGGCTGATGATGCAGAAGCAGGTGCCGAGGACGAGAAGGAGGTGGAGGAACTGAAGAAGCAGGGCATCAACCCCCTGCCTAAACCGCCCCCTGGTGTGGGCCTCCTGCCCACCCCTCCTCGGCCCCCTGGCCCACAGGCTCCAACCTCTCCCAACGGCAGGCCAATGCAGGgtggccccccacccccacccccaccccctcccccgccaCCCGGGCCCCCTCAGATGCCCATGCCAGTACATGAGCCGCTGTCCCCGCAGCAACTGCAGCAGCAGGACATGTACAACAAGAAGATCCCCTCCTTGTTTGAGATTGTGGTACGGCCCACGGGACAGCTGGCTGAGAAGCTGGGTGTGAG GTTCCCTGGACCCGGTGGACCCCCAGGGCCAATGGGCCCTGGGCCCAACATGGGACCTCCAGGGCCAATGGGCGGTCCAATGCATCCTGACATGCACCCTGacatgcacacagacatgcacCCCGACATGCACCCGGACATGCACCCCGACATGCAGATGGGCCCTGGCATGAATCCTGGCCCACCCATGGGCCCTGGTGGCCCTCCAATGATGCCCTACGGCCCTGGAGACTCCCCACATTCTGGAATGATGCCCCCTATCCCGCCAGCCCAGAACTTCTATGAAAACTTCTACCAGCAGCAGGAGGGCATGGAGATGGAGCCCGGACTCCTGGGGGATGCAG AGGACTACGGGCACTACGAAGAGCTGCCAGGGGAGCCTGGGGAGCACCTCTTCCCTGAGCACCCTCTGGAGCCCGACAGCTTCTCTGAGGGAGGGCCCCCAGGCCGGCCGAAGCCAGGCGCCGGTGTCCCTGACTTCCTGCCCTCAGCCCAGAGGGCCCTGTACCTGAGGATCCAGCagaagcagcaggaggaggaggagagagcgAGGAGGCTGGCTGAGAGCAGCAAGCAGGACCGGGAGAATGAGGAAG GTGACACCGGAAACTGGTACTCCAGTGATGAGGATGAGGGTGGAAGCAGCGTAACCTCCATCCTGAAGACCTTGAGGCAGCAGACGTCCAGCCGACCCCCGGCTTCAGTTGGAGAGCTGAGCAGCAGTGGGCTGGGAGACCCCCGCCTCCAGAAGGGACACCCCACAGGAAGCCGGCTGGCAGACCCTCGCCTCAGCCGGGACCCCAGACTCAGCCGCCATGCAGAGGCTTCTGGCGGGTCTGGCCCAGGGGATTCCGGACCCTCCGATCCTCGGCTGGCTCGCGCCCTGCCCACCTCCAAGCCTGAAGGCAGCCTTCATTCCAGCCCTGTGGGCCCCAGCAGTTCCAAGGGGTCTGGGCCGCCCCCTgcggaggaagaggaaggggagcgGGCCCTGCGGGAGAAGGCCGTGAACATTCCCCTGGACCCACTCCCCGGGCACCCCCTGCGGGACCCACGGTCACAACTGCAGCAGTTCAGCCACATCAAGAAGGACGTGACCCTGAGCAAGCCCAGCTTCGCCCGCACCGTGCTCTGGAATCCCGAGGACCTGATCCCCCTACCCGTCCCCAAGCAGGACGCAGTGCCCCCCGTGCCCGCTGCCCTGCAGTCCATGCCCACCCTGGACCCCCGCCTGCACCGCGCCGCAACGGCAGGGCCCCCCAACGCCCGGCAGCGCCCGGGTGCCTCCACGGACTCCAGCACACAGGGCGCCAACCTCCCCGACTTTGAACTTCTCTCTCGCATCCTCAAGACGGTCAATGCCACTGGCTCCTCGGCTGCTCCCGGTTCCACCGACAAACCCAGTGACCCCCGGGTGCGGAAGGCCCCCACCGACCCTCGGCTGCAGAAACCCACAGACTCTATGGCCTCCTCCCGGGCTGCCAAGCCCAGCCCCGCTGAGGTGCCCTCTCCCACTGCCAGCCCGAGTGGGGATGCCTCCCCACCAGCCACCGCTCCCTACGACCCTCGCGTGCTGGCAGCCGGTGGGCTGGGCCAGGGTGGAGGGAGCGGGCAGAGCAGCGTGCTGAGCGGCATCAGCCTCTACGACCCGAGGACTCCCAACGCGGGGGGCAAAGCCACAGAGCCGGCCGCTGACACGGGTGTCCAGCCCAAGGGCGCTGAGGGTAATGGCAAGAGCTCGGCCTCCAAGGCCAAGGAGCCCCCGTTCATCCGCAAGTCTGCCCTGGAACAGCCAGAGACAGGGAAGGCCGGTGCTGATGGAGGCGCCCCCACGGACAGATACAACAGCTACAACCGGCCCCGGCCCAAGGCCGCTACAGCCCCCACCGCCACCACCGCCACCCCACCCCCTGAGGGTGCCCCACCGCAGCCCGGGGTGCACAACCTGCCTGTTCCCACCCTCTTCGGGACGGTGAAGCAGGCACCCAAGACGGGCTCAGGAAGTCCATTTGCTGGGAACAGTCCGGCCCGCGAGGGCGAGCAGGATGCAGCGTCCCTAAAGGATGTTTTTAAAGGCTTCGACCCCACGGCCTCTCCCTTTTGCCAGTAG
- the ZC3H4 gene encoding zinc finger CCCH domain-containing protein 4 isoform X2 codes for MGSVRRVSGRGWGPVSFPCSSRRSWGAGFAHCFLVGQAKRRLESRFGHGREDGELEEGELEDDGAEETQDTSGGPERSRKEKGEKHHSDSDEEKSHRRLKRKRKKEREKEKRRSKKRRKSKHKRHASSSDDFSDFSDDSDFSPSEKGHRKYREYSPPYAPSHQQYPPSHATPLPKKAYSKMDSKSYGMYEDYENEQYGEYEGDEEEDMGKEDYDDFTKELNQYRRAKEGSSRGRGSRGRGRGYRGRGSRGGSRGRGMGRGSRGRGRGSMGGDHPEDEEDFYEEEMDYGESEEPMGDDDYDEYSKELNQYRRSKDGRGRGLSRGRGRGSRGRGKGMGRGRGRGGSRGGMNKGGMNDDEDFYDEDMGDGGGGSYRSRDHDKPHQQSDKKGKVICKYFVEGRCTWGDHCNFSHDIELPKKRELCKFYITGFCARAENCPYMHGDFPCKLYHTTGNCINGDDCMFSHDPLTEETRELLDKMLADDAEAGAEDEKEVEELKKQGINPLPKPPPGVGLLPTPPRPPGPQAPTSPNGRPMQGGPPPPPPPPPPPPGPPQMPMPVHEPLSPQQLQQQDMYNKKIPSLFEIVVRPTGQLAEKLGVRFPGPGGPPGPMGPGPNMGPPGPMGGPMHPDMHPDMHTDMHPDMHPDMHPDMQMGPGMNPGPPMGPGGPPMMPYGPGDSPHSGMMPPIPPAQNFYENFYQQQEGMEMEPGLLGDAEDYGHYEELPGEPGEHLFPEHPLEPDSFSEGGPPGRPKPGAGVPDFLPSAQRALYLRIQQKQQEEEERARRLAESSKQDRENEEGDTGNWYSSDEDEGGSSVTSILKTLRQQTSSRPPASVGELSSSGLGDPRLQKGHPTGSRLADPRLSRDPRLSRHAEASGGSGPGDSGPSDPRLARALPTSKPEGSLHSSPVGPSSSKGSGPPPAEEEEGERALREKAVNIPLDPLPGHPLRDPRSQLQQFSHIKKDVTLSKPSFARTVLWNPEDLIPLPVPKQDAVPPVPAALQSMPTLDPRLHRAATAGPPNARQRPGASTDSSTQGANLPDFELLSRILKTVNATGSSAAPGSTDKPSDPRVRKAPTDPRLQKPTDSMASSRAAKPSPAEVPSPTASPSGDASPPATAPYDPRVLAAGGLGQGGGSGQSSVLSGISLYDPRTPNAGGKATEPAADTGVQPKGAEGNGKSSASKAKEPPFIRKSALEQPETGKAGADGGAPTDRYNSYNRPRPKAATAPTATTATPPPEGAPPQPGVHNLPVPTLFGTVKQAPKTGSGSPFAGNSPAREGEQDAASLKDVFKGFDPTASPFCQ; via the exons GGAAGATGGAGAGTTGGAAGAAGGCGAATTGGAAGATGATGGGGCAGAGGAGACCCAGGATACCTCCGGAGGGCCTGAGAGAAGCCGGAAAGAAAAGGGGGAGAAGCATCACAGTGATTCGGACGAGGAGAAGTCCCACAGGAGACTGAAGCGGAAACGGAAGAAAGAgcgggagaaagagaaaaggaggtcgaagaagaggaggaaatccAAGCACAAA CGCCATGCTTCTTCTAGCGATGACTTCTCTGACTTCTCAGATGACTCGGATTTCAGCCCCAGTGAGAAAGGGCACCGCAAGTACAGAGAGTACAGCCCCCCATATGCGCCG TCCCACCAGCAGTACCCCCCATCGCATGCCACGCCCCTGCCCAAGAAGGCTTACTCCAAGATGGACAGCAAGAGCTATGGCATGTACGAGGACTACGAGAACGAGCAGTATGGGGAATATGAGGGCGATGAGGAGGAGGACATGGGCAAGGAGGACTACGACGACTTCACCAAAGAGCTGAACCAGTACCGGCGTGCCAAAGAGGGCAGCAGCCGTGGCCGAG GCAGCCGAGGCCGGGGCCGGGGCTACAGGGGCCGAGGAAGCCGTGGAGGATCGCGAGGCCGTGGCATGGGCAGGGGCAGCCGAGGCAGGGGCAGAGGCTCTATGGGAGGAGACCACCCGGAGGATGAAGAGGATTTCTACGAGGAAGAGATGGAC TATGGAGAGAGTGAGGAGCCAATGGGAGATGACGACTATGACGAGTACTCCAAGGAGCTGAACCAGTACCGCCGGTCCAAAGACGGccgaggccgag GACTAAGTCGAGGCCGTGGCAGGGGCTCCCGAGGCCGAGGGAAAGGGATGGGCCGGGGTCGAGGCCGAGGTGGCAGCCGAGGAGGGATGAACAAGGGCGGAATGAACGATGACGAAGACTTCTATGATGAGGACATGGGC gatggtggtggtggaagCTACCGGAGTCGTGACCATGACAAGCCCCACCAGCAGTCGGACAAGAAAGGCAAAGTCATCTGCAAGTACTTCGTGGAAGGGCGGTGCACCTGG GGAGACCACTGTAATTTTAGCCATGACATCGAACTCCCAAAGAAGCGAGAATTGTGCAAGTTTTACATCACTGGATTTTGTGCCAGAGCCGAGAACTGCCCCTATATGCATG GTGATTTCCCGTGTAAGCTGTACCACACCACTGGGAACTGCATCAATGGTGACGACTGCATGTTTTCCCACGACCCTCTGACGGAAGAGACGAGGGAGCTCTTGGATAAG ATGTTGGCTGATGATGCAGAAGCAGGTGCCGAGGACGAGAAGGAGGTGGAGGAACTGAAGAAGCAGGGCATCAACCCCCTGCCTAAACCGCCCCCTGGTGTGGGCCTCCTGCCCACCCCTCCTCGGCCCCCTGGCCCACAGGCTCCAACCTCTCCCAACGGCAGGCCAATGCAGGgtggccccccacccccacccccaccccctcccccgccaCCCGGGCCCCCTCAGATGCCCATGCCAGTACATGAGCCGCTGTCCCCGCAGCAACTGCAGCAGCAGGACATGTACAACAAGAAGATCCCCTCCTTGTTTGAGATTGTGGTACGGCCCACGGGACAGCTGGCTGAGAAGCTGGGTGTGAG GTTCCCTGGACCCGGTGGACCCCCAGGGCCAATGGGCCCTGGGCCCAACATGGGACCTCCAGGGCCAATGGGCGGTCCAATGCATCCTGACATGCACCCTGacatgcacacagacatgcacCCCGACATGCACCCGGACATGCACCCCGACATGCAGATGGGCCCTGGCATGAATCCTGGCCCACCCATGGGCCCTGGTGGCCCTCCAATGATGCCCTACGGCCCTGGAGACTCCCCACATTCTGGAATGATGCCCCCTATCCCGCCAGCCCAGAACTTCTATGAAAACTTCTACCAGCAGCAGGAGGGCATGGAGATGGAGCCCGGACTCCTGGGGGATGCAG AGGACTACGGGCACTACGAAGAGCTGCCAGGGGAGCCTGGGGAGCACCTCTTCCCTGAGCACCCTCTGGAGCCCGACAGCTTCTCTGAGGGAGGGCCCCCAGGCCGGCCGAAGCCAGGCGCCGGTGTCCCTGACTTCCTGCCCTCAGCCCAGAGGGCCCTGTACCTGAGGATCCAGCagaagcagcaggaggaggaggagagagcgAGGAGGCTGGCTGAGAGCAGCAAGCAGGACCGGGAGAATGAGGAAG GTGACACCGGAAACTGGTACTCCAGTGATGAGGATGAGGGTGGAAGCAGCGTAACCTCCATCCTGAAGACCTTGAGGCAGCAGACGTCCAGCCGACCCCCGGCTTCAGTTGGAGAGCTGAGCAGCAGTGGGCTGGGAGACCCCCGCCTCCAGAAGGGACACCCCACAGGAAGCCGGCTGGCAGACCCTCGCCTCAGCCGGGACCCCAGACTCAGCCGCCATGCAGAGGCTTCTGGCGGGTCTGGCCCAGGGGATTCCGGACCCTCCGATCCTCGGCTGGCTCGCGCCCTGCCCACCTCCAAGCCTGAAGGCAGCCTTCATTCCAGCCCTGTGGGCCCCAGCAGTTCCAAGGGGTCTGGGCCGCCCCCTgcggaggaagaggaaggggagcgGGCCCTGCGGGAGAAGGCCGTGAACATTCCCCTGGACCCACTCCCCGGGCACCCCCTGCGGGACCCACGGTCACAACTGCAGCAGTTCAGCCACATCAAGAAGGACGTGACCCTGAGCAAGCCCAGCTTCGCCCGCACCGTGCTCTGGAATCCCGAGGACCTGATCCCCCTACCCGTCCCCAAGCAGGACGCAGTGCCCCCCGTGCCCGCTGCCCTGCAGTCCATGCCCACCCTGGACCCCCGCCTGCACCGCGCCGCAACGGCAGGGCCCCCCAACGCCCGGCAGCGCCCGGGTGCCTCCACGGACTCCAGCACACAGGGCGCCAACCTCCCCGACTTTGAACTTCTCTCTCGCATCCTCAAGACGGTCAATGCCACTGGCTCCTCGGCTGCTCCCGGTTCCACCGACAAACCCAGTGACCCCCGGGTGCGGAAGGCCCCCACCGACCCTCGGCTGCAGAAACCCACAGACTCTATGGCCTCCTCCCGGGCTGCCAAGCCCAGCCCCGCTGAGGTGCCCTCTCCCACTGCCAGCCCGAGTGGGGATGCCTCCCCACCAGCCACCGCTCCCTACGACCCTCGCGTGCTGGCAGCCGGTGGGCTGGGCCAGGGTGGAGGGAGCGGGCAGAGCAGCGTGCTGAGCGGCATCAGCCTCTACGACCCGAGGACTCCCAACGCGGGGGGCAAAGCCACAGAGCCGGCCGCTGACACGGGTGTCCAGCCCAAGGGCGCTGAGGGTAATGGCAAGAGCTCGGCCTCCAAGGCCAAGGAGCCCCCGTTCATCCGCAAGTCTGCCCTGGAACAGCCAGAGACAGGGAAGGCCGGTGCTGATGGAGGCGCCCCCACGGACAGATACAACAGCTACAACCGGCCCCGGCCCAAGGCCGCTACAGCCCCCACCGCCACCACCGCCACCCCACCCCCTGAGGGTGCCCCACCGCAGCCCGGGGTGCACAACCTGCCTGTTCCCACCCTCTTCGGGACGGTGAAGCAGGCACCCAAGACGGGCTCAGGAAGTCCATTTGCTGGGAACAGTCCGGCCCGCGAGGGCGAGCAGGATGCAGCGTCCCTAAAGGATGTTTTTAAAGGCTTCGACCCCACGGCCTCTCCCTTTTGCCAGTAG